One Gossypium hirsutum isolate 1008001.06 chromosome A11, Gossypium_hirsutum_v2.1, whole genome shotgun sequence genomic window carries:
- the LOC121209642 gene encoding protein MIS12 homolog isoform X1 codes for MEDSESEAIFDTLNLNPQLFINETLNTVDDLLNDAFDFYLQEASKLLKVEVTGCSQEPTKGVNYIRNMIQSSLDKRLAMWEKYCLRHCFTVPEGFSLPENDELLASSSTIQDALSDPDVDAELDSLRNKLTLVGAETDKINSELKELERQSASSGHCAGLINEALQLYEDTSVQDMFQEMMQTATELRVKMKKLKTRQAGKMEHERAERIHNSLTNYFTVNPKKAGLSNAKLDDLHEFLAELKKM; via the exons ATGGAAGACAGCGAAAGTGAAGCAATTTTCGATACTCTGAACCTAAATCCCCAACTTTTTATCAATGAAACCTTGAACACAGTGGATGATCTCCTCAACGATGCCTTCGATTTCTATCTCCA AGAAGCTTCCAAACTTTTGAAAGTCGAAGTTACCGGCTGCTCCCAAGAACCAACCAAG GGAGTTAATTATATTCGCAATATGATTCAATCAAGTTTGGATAAGCGGCTTGCTATGTGGGAGAAGTACTGTCTTCGCCATTGTTTTACGGTTCCTGAAGGTTTTTCTTTGCCTGAAAAT GATGAGTTACTTGCTAGTTCTTCAACGATTCAAGATGCTTTATCTGATCCAGATGTGGATGCGGAGTTGGACTCGTTAAGGAATAAATTAACATTG GTTGGGGCAGAGACTGATAAGATCAACAGTGAACTCAAAGAATTGGAAAGACAGTCTGCTTCTAGTGGGCATTGTGCTGGACTTATTAATGAGGCATTGCAGTTATATGAAGACACCTCTGTACAGGACATGTTTCAAG AAATGATGCAAACTGCAACTGAGCTCCGTGTCAAAATGAAGAAGCTAAAGACCAGACAGGCGGGAAAAATGGAACATGAACGAGCCGAGAGGATACACAATTCACTTACCAATTACTTCACCGTGAACCCGAAGAAGG CAGGCCTTTCGAACGCAAAGTTGGATGATCTTCACGAATTTCTAGCGGAACTGAAGAAGATGTAg
- the LOC121209642 gene encoding protein MIS12 homolog isoform X2 — protein sequence MEDSESEAIFDTLNLNPQLFINETLNTVDDLLNDAFDFYLQEASKLLKVEVTGCSQEPTKGVNYIRNMIQSSLDKRLAMWEKYCLRHCFTVPEGFSLPENDELLASSSTIQDALSDPDVDAELDSLRNKLTLVGAETDKINSELKELERQSASSGHCAGLINEALQLYEDTSVQDMFQEMMQTATELRVKMKKLKTRQAGKMEHERAERIHNSLTNYFTVNPKKGLSNAKLDDLHEFLAELKKM from the exons ATGGAAGACAGCGAAAGTGAAGCAATTTTCGATACTCTGAACCTAAATCCCCAACTTTTTATCAATGAAACCTTGAACACAGTGGATGATCTCCTCAACGATGCCTTCGATTTCTATCTCCA AGAAGCTTCCAAACTTTTGAAAGTCGAAGTTACCGGCTGCTCCCAAGAACCAACCAAG GGAGTTAATTATATTCGCAATATGATTCAATCAAGTTTGGATAAGCGGCTTGCTATGTGGGAGAAGTACTGTCTTCGCCATTGTTTTACGGTTCCTGAAGGTTTTTCTTTGCCTGAAAAT GATGAGTTACTTGCTAGTTCTTCAACGATTCAAGATGCTTTATCTGATCCAGATGTGGATGCGGAGTTGGACTCGTTAAGGAATAAATTAACATTG GTTGGGGCAGAGACTGATAAGATCAACAGTGAACTCAAAGAATTGGAAAGACAGTCTGCTTCTAGTGGGCATTGTGCTGGACTTATTAATGAGGCATTGCAGTTATATGAAGACACCTCTGTACAGGACATGTTTCAAG AAATGATGCAAACTGCAACTGAGCTCCGTGTCAAAATGAAGAAGCTAAAGACCAGACAGGCGGGAAAAATGGAACATGAACGAGCCGAGAGGATACACAATTCACTTACCAATTACTTCACCGTGAACCCGAAGAAGG GCCTTTCGAACGCAAAGTTGGATGATCTTCACGAATTTCTAGCGGAACTGAAGAAGATGTAg